Below is a genomic region from Triticum dicoccoides isolate Atlit2015 ecotype Zavitan chromosome 5A, WEW_v2.0, whole genome shotgun sequence.
GTCAATAAGCTAGATGCACGGACGGCGATAACCACCACTATCCTTTCGAAGAGATGGCGGGATCTTCCTGCACACTCGCACACATGTTATGACCTGATGACATCCTCCCTCCACGCTATCACAGACTGAAGCAAATGGTGGTGGAGGCTAAAGCAGGGTATGTGGCAGAGAAGAACGTACTGAACTTGGCCGGCAGTCATGCTTTTAGAGACTGATTCTTTGCCGTCAATGACTGGATGTGGATAGTCCAACGGCTGACTACCCACCTGCAACGTTATGAGCGTTGGGCCATGCGACGCTATGTTAAACGGGTGAATGCGTTCCTTCTGCCCCGCACCAATGTTCAGCAACGGTCTATCAAGAAGCTGAGGCTTCAAACCTTTGGGACGAGCAATTGCAATGATCAATGGGTTACATCAGTGATTGGCAGATGGGGCGTTGAAGATTTGGAGCTTGTCATTGACAACTCTTCCTGGTGCTATGACTTCCGGCTATTGGATGAATGCAAGAATGTGCGATTGAAACGACTTGTGCTATCCAATTGTTATCATCATTATGCACCCAAGTCCTTGACGTTTCAGAGGCTCACAGCACTTACTCTGCGCAAAGAATGTTCGCATATTTCACACGTTTGTTATATTCTGAGAAACTGTGTGCAGCTGAAGGATTTGAGCCTGAAATATTCCGGTCATAACCAAGATTCTCTTCATATTCGTGTTCCTAAGTCAAAGTTAAAGAATCTGCAATTGGACAACTGCAATGTTGGGCAAGTCTATCTGACTTCACTGCCTTGTCTTGAAGCATTTGCTTGTCGCGGTCAGCCAATCGAATTACACTACGGCGAGGTCCCTCGACTTAGGCATGTGAGTTTgaacttcttgcaaactggagataATGC
It encodes:
- the LOC119303492 gene encoding uncharacterized protein LOC119303492; translation: MWIVQRLTTHLQRYERWAMRRYVKRVNAFLLPRTNVQQRSIKKLRLQTFGTSNCNDQWVTSVIGRWGVEDLELVIDNSSWCYDFRLLDECKNVRLKRLVLSNCYHHYAPKSLTFQRLTALTLRKECSHISHVCYILRNCVQLKDLSLKYSGHNQDSLHIRVPKSKLKNLQLDNCNVGQVYLTSLPCLEAFACRGQPIELHYGEVPRLRHVSLNFLQTGDNAKDGSLCGLSRLFLGIPPPLEYLALQLRGGQMWIKPAAIRSQLNHLKKLLFANVAMNWDTFWILTLLAAAPALESLHVHFVNNSGKVGAAGSLDVQVEHHQQHHHLKELVVIGFGGAAWQTGFVKQIIQASPILERVHLLDGHVVDDEDRELVGLEIVRRRREWHECERLKVLDELTDGISSPHLKIVLE